In one Modestobacter sp. L9-4 genomic region, the following are encoded:
- a CDS encoding acyl carrier protein, whose translation MDDDALRQVMATVLRVPADSIGPDSSMDTVPGWDSLRHLTLVLALEDEFGVQIPDEEAGSITSYPLIRLVLTELLDA comes from the coding sequence TTGGATGACGACGCCCTGCGCCAGGTCATGGCCACGGTCCTCCGCGTGCCCGCCGACAGCATCGGCCCCGACAGCAGCATGGACACCGTGCCCGGCTGGGACTCCCTGCGGCACCTGACGCTGGTGCTGGCCCTGGAGGACGAGTTCGGCGTCCAGATCCCCGACGAGGAGGCCGGCTCCATCACCTCCTACCCGCTGATCCGGCTGGTGCTCACCGAGCTCCTCGACGCGTGA